From the genome of Candidatus Thermoplasmatota archaeon, one region includes:
- the tmk gene encoding dTMP kinase — translation MPSREPARSHPYPGALIVVEGIDGSGKSTQLKLLRRHLEAQGYSILFTEWNSSALVRDTMKVGKKKNLLTPTTFSLLHATDFADRYYYGILPALKAGMIVLADRYVYTAFARDTVRGVEADWVRNLYRFAAKPDLALYFEVPIDVSLDRLMTARARIKYHEAGMDLGLASNTIESFRIFQGRVLDEYARIADEHGLEVVDATTSIEAQQRDVRRLADRVLEEKRALRRIPA, via the coding sequence ATGCCGTCGCGTGAGCCGGCGCGGTCCCATCCGTATCCGGGCGCGCTCATCGTCGTCGAGGGGATCGACGGGTCCGGCAAGAGCACGCAGCTCAAGCTCCTGAGGAGGCATCTCGAGGCGCAAGGCTATTCGATACTCTTCACGGAATGGAACTCGTCCGCACTCGTGCGCGACACGATGAAGGTCGGCAAGAAGAAGAACCTCCTCACGCCCACGACGTTCAGCCTCCTCCACGCGACCGACTTCGCGGACCGCTATTATTACGGAATCCTCCCCGCCCTCAAGGCGGGGATGATCGTGCTCGCGGACCGTTACGTCTACACGGCCTTCGCGCGCGACACCGTGCGCGGCGTGGAGGCCGATTGGGTCCGCAACCTCTACCGCTTCGCCGCGAAGCCCGACCTCGCGCTGTATTTCGAGGTGCCGATCGACGTCTCGCTCGACCGCCTGATGACGGCGCGGGCCCGCATCAAGTACCACGAGGCCGGGATGGACCTCGGCCTCGCGTCGAACACGATCGAATCCTTCCGCATCTTCCAAGGTCGGGTCCTCGACGAGTACGCGCGCATCGCGGACGAGCACGGCCTCGAGGTCGTCGACGCAACGACGAGCATCGAGGCCCAGCAGCGCGACGTGAGGCGCCTTGCCGACCGCGTCCTCGAGGAGAAGCGCGCGCTGAGGAGGATCCCGGCGTGA
- a CDS encoding translation initiation factor IF-2 subunit beta — translation MPDEYESLLMRARAKVPAIAGTGERFQMPPADILQEGKITVVRNFAELLEKMNRTADQVVPLLLREIGIAGNFEPGAGRLVLQGRVPDRSIEERLAKYVETYVICGECGRPDTHLVREERTLVVKCDACGGHRPVRATKKAQTQQKAEAVEEGKQYEVMIEDEGKRGDGIARREKFVIFVNGAKKGQVVKVRITKVTGTLAFAEMVREQGPPSNRPS, via the coding sequence ATGCCGGACGAATACGAATCCCTCCTCATGCGCGCTCGCGCCAAGGTGCCCGCCATCGCCGGCACCGGCGAGCGGTTCCAGATGCCGCCTGCGGATATCCTGCAGGAAGGCAAGATCACCGTGGTCCGCAACTTCGCGGAGCTTCTCGAGAAGATGAACCGAACCGCGGACCAGGTCGTGCCGCTCCTCCTGCGCGAGATCGGCATCGCCGGCAACTTCGAGCCCGGCGCCGGCCGCCTCGTCCTCCAGGGCCGCGTCCCCGACCGCTCCATCGAGGAGCGCCTTGCGAAGTACGTCGAGACGTACGTCATCTGCGGCGAATGCGGCCGCCCCGACACGCACCTCGTGCGCGAAGAGCGGACGCTCGTCGTGAAGTGCGACGCCTGCGGCGGTCACCGCCCCGTCCGCGCCACGAAGAAGGCGCAGACGCAGCAGAAGGCCGAAGCCGTCGAGGAAGGCAAGCAGTACGAGGTCATGATCGAGGACGAAGGGAAGCGCGGCGACGGCATCGCCCGCCGCGAGAAGTTCGTCATCTTCGTGAACGGCGCCAAGAAGGGCCAGGTCGTCAAGGTCCGCATCACGAAGGTCACCGGCACGCTCGCGTTCGCGGAGATGGTCCGCGAGCAGGGGCCGCCGAGCAACAGGCCCAGTTGA
- a CDS encoding PPC domain-containing protein gives MASLRVLALAMVLSIALAGCFGAKEANVSGFEATGKQPKFARGWAYNGQGLQAATGTVEIATDEAANTGLVNLSVKVGADAYEVRWTSFVGDASKPFQSGGVAKHLPEHGDTGNGDTLSPKIIAESAAWGEAEILLNGQVLPDPVTGRALWNAHYMYADEGFRAADGRILNAAKSAPYDPAKPSDGSNPGKPQLVVVFKSGASSDPALWGENFTETVLSPTYSKAYTIPVNRAGDRLAVNLSIEGPAAGGPVPADLTFTLKGPDGAKLAEAKLGGASATQTLKGLLEVPAPKPGEYKLEVAGPGAQAKYVAAATVLYPTSATLLFHFDEVEVRKLPAS, from the coding sequence ATGGCCTCCCTGCGGGTCCTCGCCCTCGCGATGGTCCTTTCGATCGCCCTCGCCGGCTGCTTCGGCGCCAAGGAGGCGAACGTCTCCGGCTTCGAAGCCACCGGCAAGCAACCCAAGTTCGCGCGCGGATGGGCCTACAATGGCCAAGGGCTGCAGGCCGCCACGGGGACCGTCGAGATCGCGACCGACGAGGCCGCGAACACGGGCCTCGTGAACCTCAGCGTGAAGGTCGGCGCCGACGCCTACGAGGTCCGCTGGACCTCCTTCGTCGGCGACGCGTCGAAGCCCTTCCAATCGGGCGGCGTCGCGAAGCATCTCCCGGAGCACGGCGACACGGGCAACGGCGACACGCTCTCGCCCAAGATCATCGCCGAGTCCGCCGCGTGGGGCGAGGCCGAGATCCTCCTGAACGGGCAGGTCCTTCCGGACCCCGTGACGGGCCGCGCCCTCTGGAACGCCCACTACATGTACGCTGACGAGGGCTTCCGCGCCGCGGACGGCCGCATCCTGAATGCCGCGAAGAGCGCGCCCTACGACCCCGCGAAGCCCTCGGACGGCTCGAACCCCGGCAAGCCCCAGCTCGTCGTCGTCTTCAAGTCCGGCGCCTCGAGCGACCCCGCGCTCTGGGGCGAGAACTTCACCGAGACGGTGCTGAGCCCGACCTATTCGAAGGCCTACACCATCCCCGTGAACCGCGCGGGCGACCGCCTCGCGGTCAACCTCTCGATCGAAGGCCCCGCGGCGGGCGGCCCCGTCCCGGCGGACCTCACGTTCACGCTCAAGGGCCCCGACGGCGCGAAGCTCGCCGAGGCCAAGCTCGGCGGCGCCTCCGCGACGCAGACGCTCAAGGGCCTGCTCGAGGTCCCCGCGCCGAAGCCGGGCGAATACAAGCTCGAGGTCGCGGGCCCCGGCGCCCAGGCGAAATACGTTGCCGCGGCGACGGTCCTGTATCCCACGTCCGCGACGCTGCTCTTCCACTTCGACGAGGTCGAGGTCCGGAAGCTGCCGGCGTCGTGA
- a CDS encoding electron transfer flavoprotein subunit alpha/FixB family protein has protein sequence MSGVVVWSPERKFAFELIAKAKELGLGPVTAVALGDAVANPEEFGKRGADQVLTFEDPSLKNLNPETVVDAVTAAAKQTGATHVFTTATRRGKEVAPRVAVRLGWAAVSNAAGVRKGDKGLELDRPFMGGKTVATEVPAGNAVVAFSARLFEPLPENAGASAKVAKLDLKPAAAKVTITERKPRPSTGVNLEEAQVVIGAGRGVKQKDDLKLLQDLADLLGGQIGCSRPLATDLGWLSDDYWIGLSGKEIKPKLYVAAGISGQIQHTTGIRGAKVIVSINTNKDAPIFKISDYGVVGDLYKILPALTAAIKKELGK, from the coding sequence ATGAGCGGCGTCGTCGTCTGGTCCCCCGAGCGCAAGTTCGCGTTCGAGCTCATCGCGAAGGCGAAGGAGCTGGGCCTCGGCCCCGTGACCGCGGTCGCCCTCGGCGACGCGGTCGCGAACCCGGAGGAGTTCGGGAAGCGCGGCGCCGACCAGGTGCTGACGTTCGAGGACCCCTCGCTCAAGAACCTCAACCCCGAAACGGTCGTGGACGCCGTCACGGCGGCCGCGAAGCAGACGGGCGCGACGCACGTCTTCACGACGGCGACGCGCCGCGGCAAGGAGGTCGCGCCGCGCGTCGCGGTCCGGCTCGGCTGGGCCGCCGTCTCGAACGCCGCCGGCGTCCGCAAGGGCGACAAGGGCCTCGAGCTCGACCGCCCCTTCATGGGCGGCAAGACCGTCGCGACGGAGGTCCCGGCCGGGAACGCCGTCGTCGCCTTCAGCGCGCGCCTCTTCGAGCCGCTCCCGGAGAACGCGGGCGCGAGCGCGAAGGTCGCGAAGCTCGACCTCAAGCCCGCCGCGGCGAAGGTCACGATCACCGAGCGCAAGCCGCGCCCGTCCACCGGCGTCAACCTCGAGGAGGCGCAGGTCGTGATCGGCGCGGGCCGCGGCGTCAAGCAGAAGGACGACCTCAAGCTCCTGCAGGATCTCGCGGATCTCCTCGGCGGCCAGATCGGCTGCTCGCGGCCGCTCGCGACGGACCTCGGCTGGCTCTCCGACGACTACTGGATCGGCCTTTCCGGCAAGGAGATCAAGCCGAAGCTCTACGTCGCGGCCGGCATCTCGGGGCAGATCCAGCACACGACCGGCATCCGCGGCGCGAAGGTGATCGTGTCCATCAACACGAACAAGGACGCGCCCATCTTCAAGATCAGCGACTACGGCGTCGTCGGGGACCTCTACAAGATCCTCCCGGCGCTCACGGCCGCGATCAAGAAGGAGCTCGGGAAGTGA
- a CDS encoding cupin domain-containing protein — protein MSGIHRWPDLPAIECWSERDPNVDPPDFRVADVAAAESCLVYCEVLPGGTVGEHTDSAEEVVVVIEGVLDAWAGDRRTTLQKGDLLVIPAMQPHGLANRGREPARFVGVFVEPRVVNTFAKPLMPFNERVLETPSPPPS, from the coding sequence GTGAGCGGCATCCACCGCTGGCCCGACCTGCCCGCGATCGAATGCTGGAGCGAACGCGACCCGAACGTGGATCCGCCCGACTTCCGTGTCGCGGATGTCGCTGCCGCTGAGTCGTGTCTCGTCTATTGCGAAGTCCTCCCCGGCGGAACGGTCGGGGAACACACGGACAGCGCCGAGGAGGTCGTGGTGGTGATCGAGGGCGTGCTCGATGCATGGGCCGGCGATCGCCGGACGACGCTCCAGAAGGGTGACCTGCTCGTCATCCCCGCGATGCAACCCCACGGGCTCGCGAACCGAGGCAGGGAACCTGCTCGATTCGTGGGCGTCTTCGTGGAACCTCGGGTCGTGAACACGTTCGCGAAACCGCTCATGCCATTCAATGAGCGCGTGCTCGAGACGCCCTCGCCACCGCCGTCGTAG
- a CDS encoding Ppx/GppA phosphatase family protein — MHVAVLDIGTNSIHMLVVRVDVDLKVHVLDRAKEMVRLGQGAFESGRLDEESQRRALEALRRFLRLAEKRGVERWIAVATSAVREAENGGAFLAEVLDATGIHPRVISGLEEARLVFKAVQAALPLDEAPILVVDLGGGSVEFAFGNSRQLAWAMSLKLGVQRLENLLLAEGEPVPEGRAEARERFARELAPVAKRVQAVRPSKVFVTSGSAGAVLKLLRARQEVGSNDAAMPRKALAALDDDLATMPRERRARLPGLEPGRVDLVVPAAAFFRALAETLDAPALHATDRALREGLLADFIERHGAELQWDLTEPNARRRAVLRFGERFRYDAPHAHHVANLAVRLFDGTRAVNGLDEDARELLEYGALLHDVGYAVSERGHHKHSEYLILNGLGGAFSGRETRMIAAIARYHRKAAPSRRHENWASLGAADRVTVAKAAALLRIADGLDRSHGRVVKDVTVEVGGDAVRIEVGANEPAELEVWGARRKADLFAQAFGLDAAIEQSAREASDAVA; from the coding sequence GTGCACGTCGCCGTCCTCGACATCGGAACGAACTCGATCCACATGCTCGTGGTCCGAGTCGACGTCGACCTGAAGGTCCACGTCCTCGACCGCGCAAAGGAGATGGTGAGGCTCGGCCAAGGCGCCTTCGAGAGCGGCCGGCTGGACGAGGAGTCGCAGCGCCGCGCCCTCGAAGCGCTTCGCCGTTTCCTCCGCCTCGCCGAGAAGCGCGGCGTGGAGCGCTGGATCGCGGTCGCCACGAGTGCGGTCCGCGAGGCCGAGAACGGCGGGGCGTTCCTCGCGGAGGTCCTCGACGCGACGGGCATCCATCCGCGCGTCATTTCCGGCCTCGAGGAGGCCCGGCTCGTCTTCAAGGCCGTCCAGGCCGCCCTTCCGCTCGACGAGGCGCCGATCCTCGTCGTCGACCTCGGCGGCGGCAGCGTCGAGTTCGCCTTCGGCAACTCGCGGCAGCTTGCCTGGGCGATGAGCCTCAAGCTCGGCGTCCAGCGGCTCGAGAACCTCCTCCTTGCGGAGGGCGAGCCGGTTCCCGAGGGGCGGGCCGAGGCCCGCGAGCGTTTCGCGCGCGAGCTCGCGCCGGTCGCGAAGCGCGTTCAAGCCGTCCGGCCCTCGAAGGTCTTCGTCACGAGCGGGAGCGCCGGCGCCGTCCTCAAGCTCCTCCGCGCCCGCCAGGAGGTCGGGTCGAACGACGCGGCCATGCCGCGCAAGGCGCTCGCGGCCCTCGACGACGACCTCGCTACGATGCCGCGCGAGCGTCGCGCCCGGCTCCCCGGGCTCGAACCGGGTCGCGTCGATCTCGTGGTCCCGGCGGCGGCGTTCTTCCGGGCCCTCGCGGAGACCCTCGACGCGCCCGCGCTCCACGCGACCGACCGCGCGCTGCGTGAAGGGCTCCTCGCGGATTTCATCGAGCGACACGGCGCGGAGCTGCAATGGGACCTCACCGAGCCCAACGCGCGGCGGCGCGCGGTGCTGCGTTTCGGCGAGCGCTTCCGCTACGATGCCCCGCACGCCCACCACGTCGCGAACCTGGCCGTGCGCCTCTTCGACGGGACGCGCGCCGTGAACGGCCTCGACGAGGACGCGCGCGAGCTGCTCGAATACGGCGCGCTCCTGCACGACGTCGGCTACGCGGTGTCGGAGCGGGGCCACCACAAGCATTCCGAATATCTCATCCTGAACGGCCTCGGGGGCGCCTTCTCGGGACGGGAAACCCGGATGATCGCCGCGATCGCCCGCTACCACCGCAAGGCCGCGCCGAGCCGCAGGCACGAGAACTGGGCCTCGCTCGGCGCGGCGGATCGGGTCACGGTCGCGAAGGCCGCGGCGCTCCTCAGGATCGCCGACGGGCTCGACCGCTCGCACGGGAGGGTCGTGAAGGACGTGACCGTCGAGGTGGGCGGGGACGCGGTGCGGATCGAGGTCGGCGCAAACGAGCCCGCGGAGCTCGAAGTATGGGGCGCCCGCCGCAAGGCCGATCTCTTCGCGCAGGCGTTCGGGTTGGACGCGGCGATCGAGCAGTCCGCGCGGGAGGCGAGCGATGCCGTCGCGTGA
- a CDS encoding methylated-DNA--[protein]-cysteine S-methyltransferase produces MDAESAIYLETTLGLLRVRASAKAIVAVEFVDETDEGPEPSDLAMEAARQLAEYFTGVRRRFDLPLAPEGTAFQKRAWRELRAIPYGRRTTYGAIAERLGDGGAARAVGAATGANPLAIVVPCHRVVSATGALTGYSHGVARKKWLLVHESRVAAGDPYVTLDIGPSRRLTPRGPPSETAPAPRKRDRSIGEW; encoded by the coding sequence TTGGACGCCGAAAGCGCGATCTACCTGGAGACGACCCTGGGACTCTTGCGGGTCCGCGCGTCGGCGAAAGCGATCGTTGCCGTCGAATTCGTCGACGAGACGGACGAAGGCCCCGAGCCCTCGGACCTCGCGATGGAAGCCGCGCGTCAGCTCGCCGAATACTTCACCGGGGTGCGGAGGAGGTTCGATCTTCCGCTCGCCCCGGAAGGGACCGCCTTCCAGAAACGTGCATGGCGCGAATTGCGAGCGATTCCCTACGGGCGCCGCACCACCTACGGCGCGATTGCCGAGCGGCTCGGCGACGGCGGAGCCGCGCGCGCGGTCGGGGCCGCGACGGGCGCGAACCCGCTCGCGATCGTCGTCCCGTGCCACCGCGTCGTGAGCGCGACCGGCGCGCTCACGGGCTACAGCCACGGGGTCGCGCGGAAGAAGTGGCTGCTCGTGCACGAGTCGCGCGTCGCGGCGGGCGATCCTTACGTCACGCTCGACATCGGCCCGTCGCGCCGCCTCACCCCGCGCGGACCGCCGAGCGAGACCGCGCCCGCGCCGAGGAAGCGCGACCGGTCGATCGGCGAGTGGTGA
- a CDS encoding ABC transporter permease subunit — MRARWILARKEFTSIFTEKTILLAVVIQVFVAGFSGFLVVGLASLVDPDAIPAAGETRLALVGDNGLADVLESYGMRIRNVNATLAHELFREGHVEGVIEVGNASWEGSDPIRLRVTLPDGTLESTMTLVKVKRALEDYERAVRDARGDRLVAEPLYVEVPAGGGSYAFVYSLLVPLLVFLPIVLSGALAADSLTEEVHRGTLPLLLTTPATAADVVEGKLLANAALAPLLTAAWLGLLSLNNLGLSFADAAWITLFAFVLAVVMGLLACLIAILTRDRNKAHMLYALALIALMAGSMALPMSPVNVVARLAAGSADAAVHAEVAALALLAFAGLFALDRILKTRAAEVLSWRWEGKPRVRRRRRAESVEPASNE, encoded by the coding sequence GTGAGAGCCCGCTGGATCCTGGCCCGGAAGGAATTCACGTCCATCTTCACGGAGAAGACGATCCTCCTCGCGGTCGTCATCCAGGTGTTCGTGGCGGGATTCTCGGGCTTCCTCGTCGTGGGCCTCGCGAGCCTCGTCGACCCCGACGCGATTCCCGCCGCGGGCGAAACGCGCCTCGCGCTCGTGGGCGACAATGGGCTCGCGGACGTCCTCGAATCCTACGGGATGAGGATCCGCAACGTGAACGCGACCCTGGCCCACGAACTCTTCCGCGAGGGCCACGTCGAGGGCGTCATCGAGGTCGGAAACGCCTCGTGGGAAGGCTCCGACCCCATCCGCCTTCGGGTGACGCTCCCCGACGGCACGCTCGAAAGCACGATGACGCTCGTGAAGGTGAAACGCGCGCTCGAGGACTACGAGCGCGCCGTGCGCGACGCGCGCGGCGACCGCCTCGTCGCGGAGCCGCTCTACGTCGAGGTGCCCGCGGGCGGCGGATCCTACGCGTTCGTGTACTCGCTCCTCGTGCCGCTCCTCGTTTTCCTCCCCATCGTCCTCTCCGGGGCGCTCGCCGCGGACAGCCTCACGGAGGAGGTCCACCGCGGCACCCTCCCGCTCCTCCTCACGACGCCCGCGACCGCGGCCGACGTCGTCGAAGGCAAGCTCCTCGCGAACGCCGCGCTCGCGCCGCTCCTCACCGCCGCGTGGCTCGGCCTCCTCAGCCTCAACAATCTGGGGCTCTCGTTCGCGGACGCGGCGTGGATCACGCTCTTCGCCTTCGTGCTCGCGGTCGTCATGGGCCTTCTCGCGTGCCTCATCGCGATCCTCACGCGCGACCGCAACAAGGCGCACATGCTCTACGCGCTCGCCCTCATCGCGCTCATGGCGGGCTCCATGGCGCTCCCCATGTCGCCCGTGAACGTGGTCGCGCGCCTCGCGGCGGGGAGCGCCGACGCCGCGGTCCACGCGGAGGTCGCCGCCCTCGCGCTTCTCGCCTTCGCCGGGCTCTTCGCGCTCGACCGCATCCTCAAGACGCGCGCCGCCGAGGTGCTGAGCTGGCGGTGGGAGGGCAAGCCGCGCGTCCGGCGTCGGCGCCGCGCGGAATCGGTCGAGCCCGCTTCGAACGAGTGA
- a CDS encoding roadblock/LC7 domain-containing protein has translation MAPTAVRETEGEASLTPSEEVSQELHSILRDLQASLSGILGSVLVDESGFPLAWDLKGGADPTLIATAGALLTKASDRTTEVLDFGNARNTVLTSDKGSIAVFRVSARVSLIVLLQPSTNNILVIVEVGKALDRLRQVIAPGF, from the coding sequence TTGGCGCCCACGGCGGTGCGGGAAACGGAGGGCGAGGCGAGCCTCACGCCCTCGGAGGAGGTGAGCCAGGAGCTCCACAGCATCCTGCGCGACCTCCAGGCGAGCCTCTCCGGCATCCTGGGCTCCGTCCTCGTCGACGAATCGGGGTTCCCCCTCGCGTGGGATCTCAAGGGCGGCGCGGACCCGACCCTCATCGCGACCGCGGGCGCGCTCCTCACCAAGGCCTCCGACCGCACGACCGAGGTTCTCGATTTCGGGAACGCCCGCAACACGGTGCTCACGAGCGACAAGGGCTCGATCGCGGTCTTCCGCGTCTCCGCGCGCGTGAGCCTCATCGTTCTCCTCCAGCCCTCCACGAACAACATCCTCGTCATCGTCGAGGTCGGAAAGGCCCTCGACCGCCTGCGGCAGGTGATCGCGCCTGGTTTCTGA
- a CDS encoding thymidylate kinase, protein MSPDAMRPRRGLPRVAREETPGKLIVIEGTDGVGRSTQIERLAPWIETRGHAVVQTGWNRSLLVSKLITSAKEGTLLNKVTYTLLYATDFADRLERVVIPALKAGMVVVADRYVGTALARGAVRGVDRAWMQGIYAFAPEPDLTIQMRLGVDALLLRTLDRTRLNYWESGMDQHMGEDIYDSFIEYQGRMISEYDRLAEARGWKVVDAARSIAATQLEIRRIVAPLLGIPGDRIGLEPPPSPDA, encoded by the coding sequence GTGAGCCCGGACGCCATGCGTCCGAGACGCGGCCTGCCCCGTGTCGCGCGGGAGGAGACGCCCGGCAAGCTCATCGTGATCGAAGGCACGGACGGAGTCGGGCGCTCGACGCAGATCGAGCGTCTCGCGCCCTGGATCGAGACGCGCGGCCACGCCGTCGTCCAGACAGGCTGGAACCGCTCCCTTCTCGTCTCCAAGCTCATCACGAGCGCGAAGGAGGGGACGCTTCTCAACAAGGTCACGTACACGCTCCTCTACGCGACGGATTTCGCGGACCGTCTCGAGCGCGTCGTCATCCCGGCCCTCAAGGCCGGAATGGTGGTGGTCGCGGACCGCTACGTCGGGACCGCGCTCGCGCGCGGAGCCGTGAGGGGCGTGGACCGCGCGTGGATGCAGGGCATCTACGCCTTCGCGCCCGAGCCCGACCTCACGATCCAGATGCGTCTCGGCGTCGACGCCCTCCTCCTGCGGACGCTCGACCGGACGCGCCTCAATTACTGGGAGTCGGGAATGGATCAGCACATGGGCGAGGACATCTACGACTCGTTCATCGAGTACCAGGGGAGGATGATCTCCGAATACGACCGCCTCGCCGAGGCGCGCGGTTGGAAAGTCGTCGACGCCGCGCGTTCCATCGCCGCCACGCAGCTCGAGATCCGCCGGATCGTGGCGCCGCTTCTCGGCATTCCCGGCGACAGGATCGGCCTCGAACCGCCGCCGTCACCGGACGCTTAG
- a CDS encoding electron transfer flavoprotein subunit beta/FixA family protein: MAKIVVLVKQVPDVEAVRIDPRTSEPDVAGAGLKVSDYDKNAVEAAVQLKEKNAGSRVVALSLGGPKVEESLKETLAMGCDEAVVLRDPAFEKADTAEKARLLALAVAKIGGVDLVIGAEESADSHSAQTGPRVAEHLGWGLVAYVTSLKLEGGKVIAERDIDEGIDVVEGATPLVLTVTESLNEPRLPALMHILQAKNKPVKVMSAADLGAGDVKPLLARTRNVAPKQERKQQMIPVESPEKAADDLVKILVKEGVIG; this comes from the coding sequence ATGGCGAAGATCGTCGTGCTCGTGAAGCAGGTGCCGGACGTCGAAGCCGTCCGCATCGATCCCCGGACGAGCGAGCCCGATGTGGCGGGCGCGGGCCTCAAGGTCAGCGACTACGACAAGAATGCCGTCGAGGCCGCCGTCCAGCTCAAGGAGAAGAACGCCGGGAGCCGCGTCGTCGCGCTCTCGCTCGGCGGTCCGAAGGTCGAGGAGTCCCTCAAGGAGACGCTCGCGATGGGTTGCGACGAGGCCGTGGTCCTCCGCGACCCCGCCTTCGAGAAGGCCGACACGGCCGAGAAGGCGCGCCTCCTCGCGCTCGCCGTCGCGAAGATCGGCGGCGTCGACCTCGTGATCGGCGCCGAGGAGTCGGCCGACAGCCACTCCGCGCAGACGGGCCCGCGCGTCGCCGAGCACCTCGGCTGGGGCCTCGTCGCGTACGTCACGAGCCTCAAGCTCGAAGGCGGCAAGGTCATCGCGGAGCGCGACATCGACGAAGGCATCGACGTCGTCGAGGGCGCGACCCCCCTCGTGCTCACCGTCACGGAGTCGCTCAACGAGCCCCGCCTCCCGGCGCTCATGCATATCCTCCAGGCGAAGAACAAGCCCGTGAAGGTCATGTCCGCGGCCGACCTCGGCGCGGGCGACGTGAAGCCGCTGCTCGCGCGCACGCGCAATGTCGCGCCGAAGCAGGAGCGCAAGCAGCAGATGATCCCGGTCGAGAGCCCCGAGAAGGCGGCCGACGATCTGGTCAAGATCCTCGTCAAGGAAGGGGTGATCGGATGA
- a CDS encoding CHAD domain-containing protein, which yields MTPRISGLVARALVERDLANLDRRWRALERAPQRPRALHKHREACQRLHAAVGLLAGFLDDRAIDALETLASKPKRGTGRFRDADVHARRLARPEAEKPAPAALVDALGRIGREGRKRALARAARRARRVEPRIRDALAEVDPEARAEPLARSTAAARAAVLAAAAHGWDDATLHGARIALKRLRFALEALAPALDGDALDVARRAAEETHDVTRLLGIATDARAFAERFAENFPAEGPLGEAFEAERADMEARGSAARTTFLEGLAADRWPTLRETLGLDRLDAPALSVR from the coding sequence GTGACGCCCCGCATCTCCGGCCTGGTCGCCCGGGCGCTCGTGGAGCGCGACCTCGCGAACCTCGACCGCCGCTGGCGCGCGCTCGAGCGCGCGCCGCAACGACCGCGCGCGCTCCACAAGCATCGCGAGGCGTGCCAGCGCCTCCACGCGGCCGTCGGCCTCCTCGCCGGGTTCCTCGACGACCGGGCGATCGACGCGCTCGAGACCCTCGCTTCAAAACCCAAGCGGGGCACGGGTCGCTTCCGCGACGCCGACGTGCACGCGCGGCGCCTGGCGCGGCCGGAGGCGGAAAAGCCCGCTCCGGCCGCGCTCGTCGACGCCCTCGGACGGATCGGCCGCGAGGGCCGCAAGCGGGCCTTGGCGCGCGCCGCGCGACGCGCCCGCCGGGTCGAGCCGAGGATCCGCGACGCGCTCGCCGAGGTCGATCCCGAGGCGCGCGCGGAGCCCCTCGCGCGATCCACGGCCGCCGCGCGCGCAGCCGTCCTCGCCGCCGCGGCCCACGGTTGGGACGACGCCACCCTCCACGGGGCGCGCATCGCGCTCAAGCGCCTGCGATTCGCGCTCGAAGCGCTCGCGCCCGCGCTCGACGGCGACGCGCTCGACGTCGCGCGGCGCGCGGCGGAGGAGACGCACGACGTGACGCGGCTCCTCGGGATCGCGACGGACGCGCGCGCCTTCGCGGAGCGCTTCGCGGAAAATTTCCCGGCGGAGGGTCCGCTCGGCGAAGCCTTCGAGGCCGAGCGCGCGGACATGGAGGCGCGCGGATCCGCCGCCCGGACGACGTTCCTCGAAGGCCTCGCGGCGGACCGCTGGCCGACGCTTCGGGAAACCCTCGGTCTCGATCGCCTCGACGCGCCCGCGCTAAGCGTCCGGTGA
- a CDS encoding arsenate reductase ArsC, translating to MDRPKLVVLFACVGNSARSVMAEGFARALGGAAVEARSGGSRPLGHLLPEAVQAMRERGLDIADIASKGFDEGWIRDRCDLVVTMGCGDDACPAFIGKRMEDWALEDPKGKDLETFRRVRDEIEARVRGLLARHGVAKEPSTPGDQTLP from the coding sequence GTGGATCGCCCGAAGCTCGTCGTCCTTTTCGCGTGCGTCGGCAACAGCGCCCGCTCGGTCATGGCCGAGGGCTTCGCCCGCGCCCTCGGCGGCGCGGCGGTCGAGGCGCGAAGCGGCGGATCGCGCCCGCTCGGCCACCTGCTTCCGGAAGCCGTGCAGGCGATGCGCGAGCGGGGACTGGACATCGCCGACATCGCAAGCAAGGGATTCGACGAGGGCTGGATCCGCGACCGATGCGACCTCGTCGTGACGATGGGCTGCGGCGACGATGCGTGCCCCGCGTTCATCGGCAAGCGCATGGAGGACTGGGCGCTCGAAGACCCGAAGGGAAAGGATCTCGAGACCTTCCGGCGCGTGCGCGACGAGATTGAGGCGCGCGTCCGCGGCCTCCTCGCCCGCCACGGCGTCGCGAAAGAGCCTTCCACGCCCGGCGACCAAACGCTCCCGTGA